In the Treponema maltophilum ATCC 51939 genome, AACAGCGGATAATTGCTCGCATACTTGGCGCTCTGGACGATAAGATTGAAAATAACACCGCGATAAACAATCATTTAGCATCCTCGAGGTCGGTTACCGATAATTTACCGGACATTAGACGGGGTAAGAGAGTATCGCGAATTGCTGCGAGACAGGCGGTTTCAAGTTTAAGCTGTCCGAGCGTTGTCTGTATATCCGTGTAGTAACAATTAAACTTTCGCACAAAATCAATTGGAGGATATGATATTTGAATAAGTGCAAAATTATCATAGCTCAATGATTGTCTAACTGACCCGGATGCTCGTATACGTAATTCTTCTTGAAAATTTGGCAATTTTAAGAAGAATCGAAAAAAATTGTGGTATTCAGGTTCAGAACGGAAAACAATATAAACAGGGCTAACGCACCCTGCAAAACCAAAGGTGTTTATCCCAATCGATCCGATATTGACGCGGGCGGGATTGTAAGCAAAGTCATTAGGCTCGACAACAATATATCTGCCAATATCTTTACTATAAACCTGTTTCGTAAAGAACTCTTCTGAAAGCACAAGATTACCTGTTCTTACCGCAGATAATACTGGCAAATATTGATTCTTGACCTTTGTTCGGATTTCTTGGATAACAGTACCGAGCTTAACGCTTTTCCAGTTATTGGAGGCATTATCCACAAACCACGATTTAAAAATCGCCTGCGCTATCTGCTCTAAATGATTGTTTATCGCTTTATTGTTGGAAATTTGAGCATCCAATGCGGATAGTATATCCGCAATTTTAATTTGTATACCAATCGGTAGATTGGGAACTTCATACTTCATTATTGCATCTTTATCGCCGCGCGGCATTTTTGTTCCCTTTGCCGTGGCTGTAGCGTAATTAAAAAAAGCATTATCCGAAAGTAAATAATAAAGAAATCCGGGATACGTATTTTCCTTTGCCCGCAATATCAGTATGTCATTTGAACATCCGCCGCTGCGGTCGGCATACCATATCTTTTTAAAATATGGTCTGATATTGGAAATCAGCACGTCTCCCGGTTGATAGGCTTGTATTTGATTGACGGTCGGTAATCGGGCCGAACGAATAACGCCTTCTTTATTCTGAAGCATATTTTCCGTAGAAATATAATTATTTAAATCCAAATCGGTGACAACAATTCGCTCATCAGTAAAAGTACAAATATCGGAAAGTTTATATTTCATACCCGAGCGCTCCCAGTTTTTTACGGATTTCATCTTCCAATTCGCCTGAACGTTTGAACAACTCCGAGAGCTCACCGGTCAATCGTGTCATCTTTTCTTCAAACGGCTCGCCGTCATCTTCTTGGGCTTCGATACCTACATAGCGTCCCGGGGTAAGGATATAATTCTGATTAGCTATTTCGGCAGTAGTGACGGCGGAACAAAAACCTTGTACATTTTCAAGTGTCCCGGCATTAAAAGCTTGAAAGGCAGCGTTTATCCTGCCGATATCTTCAGCGGTTAATTCGCGCAGACGCCGGCTGACCATCGTTCCCATTTTGCGAGCGTCGATGAACAGTGTCTTTCCTTTTTGTTTTTTGTTACGGTTGATAAACCAAAGCGATACCGGAATCTGCGTCGTATAAAACAGTTGTGTAGGCATAGCAATAATGCCCTCTACGAGATCGTCTTCAATTATTCTTTTGCGAATCTCACCTTCCCCGCCTGTTTGGGAAGAAAGCGAACCGTTGGCAAGCACCATGCCGATTTTTCCGTTCGGTGAAAGATGTGAAATCATATGCTGGAGCCACGCGAAATTGGCGTTTCCGGAAGGCGGCAAACCGAACTTCCAGCGCGGATCATCGTTTAAACTGCCGTCGTTCCAATCCGAAAGATTGAAAGGCGGATTGGCGAGGATAAAATCCGCTTTAAGCGTCTTATGCAAGTCGTGGTGGAATGTATCGGCATTGTAATCGCCGAGGTCGGCTTCGATTCCTCGGATAGCGAGATTCATCAATGCCATTTTGCGCGTAGTCGGATTGGCGTCCTGTCCGAAGATTGAGAGGTTGTTGATATTACCGGAGTGATGTTTTACAAAATCGGCGGACTGTACGAACATCCCGCCGGAACCGCAACACGGATCGTATACGCGTCCTTTAAACGGCTGCAACACTTCAACGAGTGTCCGTACTACACAAGCCGGCGTGTAAAATTCCCCCGCTCGTTTACCTTCCTGCTCGGCGAATTTTGCAAGGCAATATTCATAGGTACGGCCTAAAATATCTTTATCGGTGCCGTGTTCGGCCATTTGAACATTGGTGAACAAGTCTACCACGTTTCCCAAACGCCGCTTATCCAATTCGCTGCGGGCATAATTTTTGGGAAGGATATCTTTCAGCCGTTTGTTTTCTTTTTCAATTGCTCGCATTGCATCATCAATAACCGTGCCGATTTCCTCTTTATGTGCCGTTTCGGAAATAACGCTCCAGCGTGCCGACGGCGGCACGAAGAATACGTTCACCTCGGTGTAGGCGTCTTTATCTTCCGCATCGTCGTCGGCCGCAAGCAACTCTTGCCGCCGTGCATCGAATTTATCCGAGATGAATTTCAAAAAGATGAGCCCGAGAACGACATGCTTATAGAGTCCCGCATCCATATTGCCGCGCAAAATATCGGCAGCAGCCCAAATCTGTTGTTCGAAACCGATAGTCGCCGTATTGTTTTTGTTTCCTTTAGCCATGTATTATTTTTCTCCCTTTTTGTGATTAATTCGAATGTCGGCTGCTCGAACAGTCAGCCGACTATATTTTGCATGTATTCTTATATTCGCTTACGGACATTCCCGTTTCTTTTTTGAAAAGTTTGCTCACGTACAGCGGGTCTTCAATGCCGATGAGTGAGGTAATCGTTTTAACGGACAGGGACGGGTTTTGTTTCAGTAAGACTTTCATCTTGTCTATCCGTGCGCGGATAAGATACTGCGTCGGAGACAATCCCGTGTGTTTTTTAAACACGCGGCTGATATAGGCAGCCGTGTATTTGAAGTTGTCCGCGAGCGATTGCTGATTGATGTTTTCGTGCAGATGTTCGAGAATGTACTTTTCGATAGCGTAAATAAGTTTTTTGTTTGCGTATTCGCCTTTGCCTTTTTGCAAAGAAAGACATTCGCGCCGCCGGTTTTTATATTCGATCGAGGCGGTTTCTTTTTCGATTTCATGCAAAACGGCGGAAAGTTCGCCTTCGTCAACGGGCTTGAGTAAATAGCGGTATACACTGAGGCCGACGGCTTTTTGCGCGTAGTCGAATTCTTTATAACTCGTTAAAATAACGCAGATTATCGGCAGTTTTTCGGCTACAATGTGCTCAATCAGTTCAAGTCCCGTAATAAGGGGCATTTGAATATCGGTAATAAGCACATCGGGAATTTCGTCATTCAGCGCTTGCAGCACTTGTTTACCGTTCGTGCAACTTTTTGCAACCGAAAAATTCTTGTTCAGTTTCGGTATAAGATCCGATATGTCGCGTAAAATAAGCGGTTCGTCTTCAGCAACAAATACGCGGATCATGTACCGTCCCTCCGATATGAACTTCGGTGCCGCCTAAAACGCTTTTATGTATTTCGAAAACGGCCTGCATTCCGACAAACATTTTAAGCCGTACTCCCGTATTTATCAAGCCCATGCCGCCGATGCGCACTTCTTCTATATGCTGCGCCGGGTCAATGAGAAATTCGCTGATGGTATAAAAAATCTCAAACAGTTTTTTTTCTTCGATGCCGCAGCCGTTGTCTTCGACGGTGCAGTGCCAAAAATCGCCGGTACGGTACAAACGAATGTATACTTTCCACGGCGGTTCGGTTCTTTTAAAAGCGTGCGCAAAGCAGTTTTCGACCAAGGGCTGCAGTATGAGCCGCGGAACTTTAATCTTTTCGCTTTCCATTCCTTCTTCCGTGTCGATGCGGATATCGACTTGTTCCCCGAACCGTATTTTCATAAGTGAAAGATAGTTTTCGGTATGCCGGATTTCATCCTGCAAAGCAACGATCGGTTTGTTAAAAACGGTGATGTACCGGAACATTGCCGAAAGCTCGCTGCAGATTTTTATAACAAGCGCATTGTTTTTTTCCCTGCTGCACGCGCTTATAACCGCAAGCATATTGTATAAAAAATGCGGATCGATTTGCGATTGCAATGCGATAAAATGCGCTTTCAGCTCTTCGGTTTTTGCCGTGTTTTTTTCGCTTATGGAGTCCTGTAATTTTTCGAACAGGCGGTTAAAGGTCGACGATATAAAACTTGATTCGTCATCTTCCGCTTTTAAATCCGTAAAAGCAGCCGGTTCCGAAAGAGCCGTGGTCGTGTCGCCGATTTTCTTTATGGCGAGTTCAAGCGGCTGCGTTAATTTTTTTGCGGTAAAAAAAGTAATGTAAGCGAAAATAACAATAAGCATTACCGTAAGCACTAAAAAGGTAAAGCTTATATGACGTATAAGTTTTTTCAGCACGGACGTATCGTCTATAAAAACCGTTGTCCAGCCGACCGACGGCGCTTTGGCAAAAAAAACGATATAAGAAGCGTGCCCGTTTTTTGTTTTAAACATGCCGCTCTGTTCGGCGCAAGAGGAAATATGTCCGATTATTTTTTTATAAAAACCTTCATCGTTTTTATGCTCGGAATATACCGTTAAAAAATTATCGTTAAAGATGAGTTTTTCGACATCCGCGGTCGTCGGACTGTCTAAAATTTTTATGATCTCTTCAAACGGAAGCTGAATTTCGACAATCCCCGATTCTTTAAATCCGTATACATCCATGATAATTCTGGAAATGCTGATAAAAAGTCTGTCCCGATTTTTACCCCAAAAATCCGGATGAGGCAGCGATATGTTTGCTTTGTCCAAAAAGATTTTTCCGGTTATGTTTTTTGCAAAAAAATTCGAAGCGAAATTACGTTTAACGGTATCGATATCGTCGGGAATCCCGAACGAAAGATATTTGCCCTTGTCATTGTAAAGACTCGTCCGAAGCAGCGGACGCGATGCCGGCAGCACAATAGTTATAAGCGTTTTATTTAAAAGATTTTGCTCGGCCGCGTTTAACTGATCATAGCTCAGCGTGTGGGAGAGAAACCCGGTAATAACGGGATTGGTTACGCAAAAAAGCGCCGTGCGGTCGAGATCGAGCAGCAGGGTTTCCGTTTGTCGCGTTGTACGCCGGACGATATCGGCAACGCTGTCGGTATATTTGTTCGTCAAAATTCGTACGGTATATCTGTAGAGTAGGGCAAACACGAGCGCGGCCGAACAGCATAACAGTACCGTATAGAGAATGAATATTTTTTTGCGCAGTTTTATTTTTTTCACGGTTGCAGTATAGCATATTTTTTCGCGACAGGGCGGCAAAAAAGTTCGATTTTTCCATATAAATATGTCAATTTGTACATTCCGAATTCGGAAAAGTCGTTTTAGAATAAATCAAACGATTTTGTATTGAAAACTTTTTATGGAGGTTTTATGAAGAAAATTGCGTTGGGATTATGTGTGTTTTGCATGGCGTTCGGTTTGCCGTTTGCGAACGGCGAAAAAGAAGGCGGCGGCAAAACGAAAAACGTCGAGATTTCTTTTATGTTGTCGCAGGCAAAATGGAAAGATGTCTTTACCGATATGGCCGAACAAATAAAAAAAGACACGGGGTATGTTATTGAATTTCAAGTTGTACCGGATGACCAGTATTATCCGCTTTTAAAAACGAAACTCACGACAGGCGAAGTTCCCGATGTTTTTATGTACAACGTTCCAATGAACAATGTCGATTTGAATACGGTAAATAATACCGTTGATCTCGGAAATGAACCATGGGTTTCGAGGCTTTCAAACCCGAACATTTTAAAAGATCCCATCGACGGAAAGATTTATGCAATGCCGTTTGAATCTTCAAGTTTTTTCGGTCCCGTATATTACAACAAAAAAGTGTTCCGCCGGCTCAATATTTCCGAAACGCAACCGAAAACATACGAAGAGTTTCTTAACGTTTTGCGAAAGATCAAAAAACAAGGAAATGGCGTTATTCCCGTTTACATGTGTGAAAAAGATTCGTGGACTACGCAGGTTTTTACGACTTTGGGCTTCGGCGTCGCCTTGTCGGATAAAAAAGAGGTATGGAATAAATTACTCCAAAATAAAATAAAATGGAGCGACGTTCCCGAATTCCGCACGATACTTAACGATTTTATGAAAATATACAACGAAGGCTTGGTTAATGCCGACCATCTTTCCGCCACATATGACATGGCAAAAGAAGCCGTGGCTGAAGGCCGCGCGGCGATGCTGTTTAACGGCGAATGGGCTTTATCGGATATAGAGAGCAAATATCCCGATGCGGATATGGGCGCATGGATTATTCCTTTTATGGATAAAAATCTTATGGGAACAGGCGCTTATGTGCAGGGGCTGTTTATTCCGAAACGCGGCAATGTCGCAGCTGCAAAAAAATTATTGGAAATATGGGCGCAACCGAAGTATCAGGCTTTGTATTGGGCGGCTCATCCGGGATTCCCGGGTTTCAAAGATGTTGACGGCGGTGCCGTGCCCAAGGCAGTCGATACGCTGGTAAAAACCTATATTTTAACGGGAAAGTACGCATATCAAATGAACGATATGGTTCCCATAACCGCACCGATTCAACCGGAATTATGGAAGTATTACGTTGAAATGACGGCCGGGATGAAAACACCCGAACAAGTGCTTAAAGCATGGGATGTTTTATACAGCGATTATATGAAGGCACGTAAAGAACCCGGTTTTTAAAAAGCAAAAAAGAAGTACCGGTTAATCCGTCTGTCGGCCAATCGGTACTTCTAAAAAATAAAGGAGGTTTTATGAAGAAAATTGCGTTGGGATTATGTGTGTTTTGCCTGGCATTCGGTTTACCGTTCGCGAACGGAGAAAAAGAAGGCGGCGGCAAAACGAAAACGGTGGAATTGTCCATGATGATTCCGCAGGGAAGTTGGCGCGATGTGTATGCGGATATGGCTGCAGCGGTTAAAGCGGATACCGGCTATTCGGTAGAATTTCAAGTGATACCCGATGACCAATTTTATCCGCTGCTTCAGACCAAATTGGCTACGGGTGAAGTTCCCGATTTGGTAAAACATAACATACCCACAAACAACACCGAAATGAGTGCGAACCAAACAATGGTGGACTTGAGCAACGAGCCGTGGGTATCGCGCTTGGTAAACCCGAATATTTTAAAGGATCCGCAAAGCGGTAAAATCTTTGCTTTGCCCATAGAATCGTCCAGTTTTTTCGGCGGTATTTACTATAACAAAGCCGTGCTTAAAAAGTTGGGAATTTCGGAAAAACAACCCGCAACATGGAACGACCTGCTCAATGTTTTAAGAAAAATTAAGCAAAGCGGAACGGGAATCATCCCCGTTGTCTGTTCCGAAAAAGACAGCTGGACAACGCAGGTGTTTACGACACTGGGTTTTCCCGTTGCCGTTGCGAAAAAGCCGCAGGTTTGGAATCAGCTGCTTACGAATAAAATCAAATGGTCGCAAGTTCCCGAATTTAAAACTATCCTTGATCGCTATACCATGTTATTCAAAGAAGGACTGGTAAACGACAACCACTTATCTTTTTCGTACGACATGGCAAAGGAAGCCGTTGCAACAGGGAAGGCCGCAATGATGATCAACGGCGAATGGGTCGTTTCGGATATGATGGCCAAATGGCCCGGCGTTGAAATCGGTTATTGGAATATCCCGTTTACGGATAACTGCGATATCATTGCTACGGGAAGCTATGTCGGCGGCTTTTTTGTTCCGAAAAAAGGCAACGCAAAAGAAGGGGTAAAATTTCTTGAAATTTGGTCGCGGCCGAAGTATCAAAATATGTATTTTACCGCGCACCCCGGATTTTCCGGTTTGAACGATGTGAAAGGCGGTCCCGTTCCTCAGTGTGTGCAGGATATTGTGGATACGTATATCAAAACGGGTAAGTACGTGTACGAGATGAACGCGATGGTAAACGTGGCCTCTCCGATTTTACCGGAATTGTGGAAGTATTACGTTGAAATGACAGCCGGAATAAAAACTCCGGAACAAGTGCTTAAAGCCTGGGATGTTTTATACAGCGATTATATGAAGGCGCGTAAAGAAAGCGGGTTTTAAAAAGTAAAAAAAGCAGCGGTAAAGAGCGTCGACTGACAAAATGTCGAAGCTCTTTATGCCGAGCTTACGTTGCAAATTCGTATTATGTATGGAGGTACTATGAAAAAGATTGCGGTAGGACTGTGTGTTTTTTTTCTGGTATTCGGTTGGTTGTTTGCAAACGGCCAAAAAGAAAGCGAGGGTAGAGCGGGAACGATTGAACTGTCTTTAATGATGCCGCAAAGCAGCTGGCGTGATGTGTATGCGGATATGGCTGCTGCAGTAAAAGCGGATACCGGCTATTCGGTAGAATTTCAGGTAATACCCGCAGATCAATTTTATCCGTTGCTCCAAACAAAACTTGCAACAGGCGAAGTCCCCGATATCGTTAAGTATAATGTTCCTACGAACAATACCGAAATGAACGCGAATGAAACGATGGTGGATTTGAGCAACGAGCCGTGGATATCGCGTTTGGTAAATCCGAATATTTTAAAAGATCCGCAAAGCGGCAAAATCTTCGCCCTGCCCATAGAATCGTCAACTTTTTTCGGCGGCATTTACTATAACAAAGCCGTACTTAAAAAGCTGGGGATTCCGGATAAACAACCGACAACGTGGGATGAATTGCTTAATATCTTGAGAAAGATTAAACAAAGCGGAACCGGAATTGTCCCCGTCGCTTGTTCCGAAAAAGAAAGCTGGACAACGCAAATTTTTATGACCTTGGGCTTTCCCATTTCGATTGCCGACAAGCCTCAGATTTGGAATCAGCTGCTTACGAATAAAATCAAATGGTCCCAGATTCCCGAATTTAAAACCATTCTCGACCGTTATAATACACTGTTCAAGGAAGGGCTGGTAAATAAAGATCACTTGTCTTTTACCTATGATATGGCAAAAGAAGCTGTAGCATCGGGAGAAGCCGCAATGATGATCAACGGCGAATGGGTTATCATTGATATCCTTGCGAAATGGCCTAATGCGGAAATCGGATGCTGGAATATACCCTTTACCGATAATTGTGACCTGATAGCCACCGGTAACTATGTCGGCGGTTTCTTTGTCCCGAAAAAAGGTAATTCCGCAGAGGCTCGGAAATTTCTTGAAATCTGGTCGCGCCCGAAGTACCAAAATATGCTTTTTGCGGCATTTCCCGGATTTCCCGGTTTGTCCGATGTTAACGGAGGGAACGTTCCTCCCGCCGTTCAGAATATTGTTGATACATATATAAAAACCGGCAAATATGTGTATGAAATGAATGCAACAATGAATGTCGCTTCTCCTATATTGTCCGAATTGTGGAAGTATTACGTTGAAATGACGGCCGGAATGAAAACACCCGAACAGGTACTTAAAGCATGGGATGTTTTATATACCGATTATATGAAGGCACGTAAAGAGAGCGGGTTTTAAGTTTCAGGAACATTAAAGATTTTGCAGGTGCTGCCCCAAAACCGAAGTTTTTGGGCAGCACCCTTGATTTTATGCGTGCAGTTTTGTCAGTTTCAGTAAGAGGAGGTTTTTGTGCAGAAACAGCGAATCGATTCTTTGTATCCGAACTATTTTGCTTTTCCCGCATTGATTATCTATACCGTTTTTTTTGTTATGCCGATTTTGGCCGCCTTTGTGCTGTCTTTTACGGATTGGCATATCATGCGCTTGTTTTCTCCGAATTTTATCGGATTTGAAAATTTTATTTATTTATTTAAAGACACGAATTTTATTTTGGCATTAAAGAATACGTTTATCTTCGCATTTTTTACCATGGTATTTAAAGTTCTGTTCGGCTTATTGCTTGCTCTCGCCTTGGTAAAGCCGCTGAAAACAAAAAATATACTACGTACGATTTTTTATCTGCCGGCGGTATTGAGTATCGTAATTGCGGGCGTGTTGTTTCAGGCATTGTTTAAAAGCAACGGATTTTTAAATACGTTTTTAACGGCAATCGGCTTGGAACGCTGGGCTACGGACTGGATCGGCAATCCCAAAACCGCGCTGTTTACCACCATTGTGGTTGAAATATGGCGGTGGAGCGGCTTTACGATGGCAATCCTTATTGCGGGCTTGCAAAACATCTCCGCCGATTATTACGAATCCGCACAAATAGACGGTGCATCTTCCTGGCAGCGATTTCTTTATATTACGCTGCCCCTTTTACGGCCGGCTTTAACCATTACGATTGTTATGCATACGATAGGCGGCTTGAAAGTTTTCGAACAGGTATTTGTTATTACGGCGGGAGGACCGGGTTTTGCTTCTCAAGTATTGGGAACCTATATCTTTACGGCCTTTGCGCAGGGACGCTTCGGTCGGTCGACGGCAATGGGTTTGATACTTTTCCTTTTGGTTTTTGCCGTTTCTTACACCGTTAATACCCTGCTTAAACGAAAGGAGGTGGAAGCATGAAAACAAAACCCGGGCATAAAAAACATATTTCACTGCTCATACTGGAAATATGTATGATTTTGCTGTCGCTGTTGATTATTATTCCGCTGTTGATTATGATTTTCGGCTCTCTTAAAACCGCCGCCCGCGCAGCCCAGTTTTCGTTGGCTTTTCCGACGGAAATGCTGTTTTCGAATTATGCGTATGTTATAAAAAAAGCGAATATATTCCGTGCGGCAATGAACAGCATCGTCGTAACCTTTTTTGCCGTTGCAATCTGTATTTTTTGTTCGGCGATGGTATCTTTTTTGGCGGCACGAAAAATCAATCGTTTTACGAAATTTTTGAACACATATTTTCTTGCAGGCCTCATCGCGCCCGTTCAGATTATCACAACCTTCGGCTTACTGCAGCTTCTGCATTTAAACGGAACTTATGTCGGTGTTATTTTGGTTTTTGCCGCCATACAAATGTCGTGGGGTGTTTTTATGTTTACCGGTTTTATCGGAACCGTTCCGCGGGAATTGGATGAAGCGGCTTTTATTGACGGCTATCCGCCGATGAAAGTGTTTTTCTCAATTATATTTCCTTTGCTTAAACCTATCGTCGTTACAACCGTTGTTATGCTTGCCATATTTATTTGGAACGATTTTCAAATCCCGCTGTATTTTTTCAATACGGCAAAGTGTTGGACGCTGCCGCTGACTGTGTATAACTTTTTCGGCAGATACTTTAACTATTGGAATTATGTATTTGCAAACCTTGTGCTGGTAGCGCTTCCCGTTACGATTTTATATTTGTTCGGACAAAAGTACGTCATAGACGGAATGACGGCCGGCGCCGTAAAAGGTTAAAATTATAAGGAGTTAGTATGTTGGCATTCAGACAAGTCCATTTGGATTTTCATACTTCCGGTTTAATACCCGGAATCGGAGAAAAATTCGATAAAAAACAATTTCAGGATGCTTTGAAAGCAGGCCATGTCAATTCGATAACCGTATTTTCAAAATGCCATCACGGCTGGTCGTATCATCCGACAAAGGTAAACGAAATGCATCCGCATTTAAAGTTCGATTTGCTGCAAGCTCAGTTGGACGCATGCAAAGAAATCGGCGTGCGCGCTCCGGTATATATATCCGCCGGCTTGGACGAAAAAGAAGCGGTGCGGCACCCTGAATGGCTGTTTCGCCGAGCGGATGAATCATTGAGTTGGGCTGCGGATTTTACCGGTGAGCCGTATTTTCACGTACTGTGTTTTAACACCGGCTACATGGACTTACTCGAAAAACAAATAGAAGAAGTTATGCAAAAATACGATCCGTGCGGTATTTTTTTGGATATCGTATCGATTCAGCCGTGTTATTGCGCATCCTGCCGGAACGAGATTCTCAAGCGCGGAAAAGACCCTCGCAACATTGATGCGGCTATGGAACAAGCCGAGTTGGTGTACAAGCGCTACGCGCAGCGGGTTGAAAAAACGATCCGCGCATACAGCAAAACCTGTACGATTTTTCATAACGGCGGCCATATTCCCAAGGGGCGGCGCGACATTGCGCAAAACGACACGCATTTGGAACTTGAAAGTCTGCCTACCGGCGGCTGGGGCTATAATCACTTTCCGCTTTCCGCATCGTACGTTATGCAGTTGAACAAAGAGTATTTGGGCATGACGGGAAAATTTCACAGTACGTGGGGTGAATTCGGCGGCTTTAAACACCCGAACGCACTCCGTTATGAAACGGCCTTGTCGATTGCGTACGGGGCAAAGTGTTCGATAGGAGATCAGTTGCATCCCTCCGGAGAAATGAATGAAGACACATACCGTCTTATCGGTGCCGCTTATTCCGAAGTTGAAAAAAAAGAGCCGTGGTGCGAAGACGCTTACAACATTGCCGACGTGGGTGTTTTGAGCGAAGAAGCCGTACATACGAAAATTGCA is a window encoding:
- a CDS encoding sensor histidine kinase; its protein translation is MKKIKLRKKIFILYTVLLCCSAALVFALLYRYTVRILTNKYTDSVADIVRRTTRQTETLLLDLDRTALFCVTNPVITGFLSHTLSYDQLNAAEQNLLNKTLITIVLPASRPLLRTSLYNDKGKYLSFGIPDDIDTVKRNFASNFFAKNITGKIFLDKANISLPHPDFWGKNRDRLFISISRIIMDVYGFKESGIVEIQLPFEEIIKILDSPTTADVEKLIFNDNFLTVYSEHKNDEGFYKKIIGHISSCAEQSGMFKTKNGHASYIVFFAKAPSVGWTTVFIDDTSVLKKLIRHISFTFLVLTVMLIVIFAYITFFTAKKLTQPLELAIKKIGDTTTALSEPAAFTDLKAEDDESSFISSTFNRLFEKLQDSISEKNTAKTEELKAHFIALQSQIDPHFLYNMLAVISACSREKNNALVIKICSELSAMFRYITVFNKPIVALQDEIRHTENYLSLMKIRFGEQVDIRIDTEEGMESEKIKVPRLILQPLVENCFAHAFKRTEPPWKVYIRLYRTGDFWHCTVEDNGCGIEEKKLFEIFYTISEFLIDPAQHIEEVRIGGMGLINTGVRLKMFVGMQAVFEIHKSVLGGTEVHIGGTVHDPRICC
- a CDS encoding ABC transporter substrate-binding protein, with amino-acid sequence MKKIAVGLCVFFLVFGWLFANGQKESEGRAGTIELSLMMPQSSWRDVYADMAAAVKADTGYSVEFQVIPADQFYPLLQTKLATGEVPDIVKYNVPTNNTEMNANETMVDLSNEPWISRLVNPNILKDPQSGKIFALPIESSTFFGGIYYNKAVLKKLGIPDKQPTTWDELLNILRKIKQSGTGIVPVACSEKESWTTQIFMTLGFPISIADKPQIWNQLLTNKIKWSQIPEFKTILDRYNTLFKEGLVNKDHLSFTYDMAKEAVASGEAAMMINGEWVIIDILAKWPNAEIGCWNIPFTDNCDLIATGNYVGGFFVPKKGNSAEARKFLEIWSRPKYQNMLFAAFPGFPGLSDVNGGNVPPAVQNIVDTYIKTGKYVYEMNATMNVASPILSELWKYYVEMTAGMKTPEQVLKAWDVLYTDYMKARKESGF
- a CDS encoding response regulator transcription factor, translated to MIRVFVAEDEPLILRDISDLIPKLNKNFSVAKSCTNGKQVLQALNDEIPDVLITDIQMPLITGLELIEHIVAEKLPIICVILTSYKEFDYAQKAVGLSVYRYLLKPVDEGELSAVLHEIEKETASIEYKNRRRECLSLQKGKGEYANKKLIYAIEKYILEHLHENINQQSLADNFKYTAAYISRVFKKHTGLSPTQYLIRARIDKMKVLLKQNPSLSVKTITSLIGIEDPLYVSKLFKKETGMSVSEYKNTCKI
- a CDS encoding restriction endonuclease subunit S, whose translation is MKYKLSDICTFTDERIVVTDLDLNNYISTENMLQNKEGVIRSARLPTVNQIQAYQPGDVLISNIRPYFKKIWYADRSGGCSNDILILRAKENTYPGFLYYLLSDNAFFNYATATAKGTKMPRGDKDAIMKYEVPNLPIGIQIKIADILSALDAQISNNKAINNHLEQIAQAIFKSWFVDNASNNWKSVKLGTVIQEIRTKVKNQYLPVLSAVRTGNLVLSEEFFTKQVYSKDIGRYIVVEPNDFAYNPARVNIGSIGINTFGFAGCVSPVYIVFRSEPEYHNFFRFFLKLPNFQEELRIRASGSVRQSLSYDNFALIQISYPPIDFVRKFNCYYTDIQTTLGQLKLETACLAAIRDTLLPRLMSGKLSVTDLEDAK
- a CDS encoding ABC transporter substrate-binding protein, whose product is MKKIALGLCVFCLAFGLPFANGEKEGGGKTKTVELSMMIPQGSWRDVYADMAAAVKADTGYSVEFQVIPDDQFYPLLQTKLATGEVPDLVKHNIPTNNTEMSANQTMVDLSNEPWVSRLVNPNILKDPQSGKIFALPIESSSFFGGIYYNKAVLKKLGISEKQPATWNDLLNVLRKIKQSGTGIIPVVCSEKDSWTTQVFTTLGFPVAVAKKPQVWNQLLTNKIKWSQVPEFKTILDRYTMLFKEGLVNDNHLSFSYDMAKEAVATGKAAMMINGEWVVSDMMAKWPGVEIGYWNIPFTDNCDIIATGSYVGGFFVPKKGNAKEGVKFLEIWSRPKYQNMYFTAHPGFSGLNDVKGGPVPQCVQDIVDTYIKTGKYVYEMNAMVNVASPILPELWKYYVEMTAGIKTPEQVLKAWDVLYSDYMKARKESGF
- a CDS encoding type I restriction-modification system subunit M; the protein is MAKGNKNNTATIGFEQQIWAAADILRGNMDAGLYKHVVLGLIFLKFISDKFDARRQELLAADDDAEDKDAYTEVNVFFVPPSARWSVISETAHKEEIGTVIDDAMRAIEKENKRLKDILPKNYARSELDKRRLGNVVDLFTNVQMAEHGTDKDILGRTYEYCLAKFAEQEGKRAGEFYTPACVVRTLVEVLQPFKGRVYDPCCGSGGMFVQSADFVKHHSGNINNLSIFGQDANPTTRKMALMNLAIRGIEADLGDYNADTFHHDLHKTLKADFILANPPFNLSDWNDGSLNDDPRWKFGLPPSGNANFAWLQHMISHLSPNGKIGMVLANGSLSSQTGGEGEIRKRIIEDDLVEGIIAMPTQLFYTTQIPVSLWFINRNKKQKGKTLFIDARKMGTMVSRRLRELTAEDIGRINAAFQAFNAGTLENVQGFCSAVTTAEIANQNYILTPGRYVGIEAQEDDGEPFEEKMTRLTGELSELFKRSGELEDEIRKKLGALGYEI
- a CDS encoding ABC transporter substrate-binding protein, which gives rise to MKKIALGLCVFCMAFGLPFANGEKEGGGKTKNVEISFMLSQAKWKDVFTDMAEQIKKDTGYVIEFQVVPDDQYYPLLKTKLTTGEVPDVFMYNVPMNNVDLNTVNNTVDLGNEPWVSRLSNPNILKDPIDGKIYAMPFESSSFFGPVYYNKKVFRRLNISETQPKTYEEFLNVLRKIKKQGNGVIPVYMCEKDSWTTQVFTTLGFGVALSDKKEVWNKLLQNKIKWSDVPEFRTILNDFMKIYNEGLVNADHLSATYDMAKEAVAEGRAAMLFNGEWALSDIESKYPDADMGAWIIPFMDKNLMGTGAYVQGLFIPKRGNVAAAKKLLEIWAQPKYQALYWAAHPGFPGFKDVDGGAVPKAVDTLVKTYILTGKYAYQMNDMVPITAPIQPELWKYYVEMTAGMKTPEQVLKAWDVLYSDYMKARKEPGF